One genomic segment of Desulfobacterales bacterium includes these proteins:
- the pyrF gene encoding orotidine-5'-phosphate decarboxylase: protein MKQPKDYIIFPLDLASFEEAQKYVLILSDCVGMFKIGLELFIRSGRKIVEYIKETSSVKIFLDLKLHDIPTTVHRAMSIIKNFDVSFVTVHCGESQKMLEAAVEGSEGKVNILGVTVLTNISSDDIKHAGYKEEFWDLSHLVLKKAKSAKEAGFAGVICSGYESKMIKDNIGKEFIAVTPGIRPLWGEIKKDDQHRIITPSDAIERGSDYIVIGRPIRDAKDPQEAALKIAKEIEEKIKTKVNS from the coding sequence ATGAAACAACCAAAAGATTATATAATATTTCCTTTAGACCTTGCTTCTTTTGAAGAAGCTCAAAAATATGTTTTAATTCTTTCTGATTGTGTAGGTATGTTTAAAATTGGCCTTGAGCTTTTTATTCGAAGTGGACGTAAAATTGTTGAATACATAAAAGAAACAAGCTCAGTTAAAATTTTTTTGGATTTAAAACTGCACGATATTCCAACTACCGTCCATCGAGCAATGAGCATCATCAAAAATTTTGATGTTTCTTTTGTAACTGTCCACTGCGGGGAATCACAAAAAATGTTGGAAGCAGCGGTTGAAGGGAGTGAAGGAAAGGTGAATATATTGGGAGTTACAGTTCTTACTAATATATCATCCGATGATATTAAGCACGCTGGCTATAAAGAAGAATTTTGGGATTTATCACATCTTGTTTTAAAAAAAGCTAAATCTGCAAAAGAAGCTGGCTTTGCTGGAGTAATATGTTCTGGCTATGAATCAAAAATGATAAAAGATAATATTGGAAAAGAATTTATAGCTGTAACTCCAGGTATTAGGCCTCTATGGGGAGAAATAAAAAAAGACGACCAACATCGCATAATAACACCTTCTGATGCAATAGAAAGAGGATCTGACTATATCGTTATAGGAAGACCAATTAGAGATGCTAAAGATCCTCAAGAAGCGGCTTTAAAAATAGCTAAAGAAATAGAAGAAAAAATAAAAACTAAAGTGAATTCTTGA